Proteins found in one Bacillus subtilis subsp. subtilis str. 168 genomic segment:
- the rmgS gene encoding lipoprotein required for rhamnogalaturonan transport and degradation (Evidence 1a: Function from experimental evidences in the studied strain; PubMedId: 17449691, 23504016; Product type lp: lipoprotein) yields MTKRIRTALCVIVSVLFLASCSSRPDGMHVILFSDMQAGVQEKIKKAAEQNAGKVDIFPAFQEKLLTEITAHEGDVFIVPEDMFQAYDDPENFQPLNGLPPEKTSPYTTVNKKTGEKTIYAVQIEKGKKQLNGYSFQLNRDMAAFIPVYAEKTEEALQLISQLTEAR; encoded by the coding sequence ATGACAAAAAGGATACGTACGGCTTTGTGTGTGATCGTCTCAGTGCTCTTTTTGGCATCATGCTCAAGCAGGCCGGACGGAATGCATGTCATTCTCTTTTCTGATATGCAGGCTGGCGTACAGGAAAAAATAAAAAAGGCCGCCGAGCAGAATGCCGGGAAGGTCGATATCTTTCCAGCTTTTCAGGAAAAACTGCTGACTGAAATTACCGCCCATGAGGGAGATGTTTTCATCGTGCCTGAAGACATGTTTCAAGCTTACGATGATCCGGAAAATTTTCAGCCGTTAAACGGATTGCCTCCTGAAAAAACATCTCCTTATACAACTGTTAATAAAAAAACAGGAGAAAAAACGATCTATGCCGTTCAGATCGAAAAAGGGAAAAAACAGCTGAACGGCTATTCTTTTCAATTGAATCGCGATATGGCGGCGTTTATCCCTGTGTATGCTGAAAAAACAGAGGAAGCGCTGCAGCTGATTTCTCAACTAACTGAAGCCCGATAG
- the ytbQ gene encoding putative NAD-dependent nucleoside-diphosphate-sugar epimerase (Evidence 3: Putative function from multiple computational evidences; Product type e: enzyme) — MKKVLIAGGNGVIGRLLAEGLISDYEVTVLDKDHFDGKASSIQADAANYEELLKKIPKDTDAILNLLAVKIKYDIMDIAEFEKMTDVFYRASYYLCRAAAELGIQKLVFASSNHVTDVYEKDGRSLLGREITTSDYPLSKNLYGVLKLTSEQIGHLFYLENKLSVINLRIGTVVTDEMDTLHEKERTKKTLLSHPDLLSIFKAAIETNIRYGTYYAVSDNPGRPWSIESAVNELGFSPQINTAELLNEEENGA; from the coding sequence GTGAAAAAAGTGCTGATCGCCGGCGGAAATGGTGTGATTGGGAGACTGCTTGCTGAAGGGCTTATTTCAGACTATGAAGTGACTGTGCTTGATAAAGATCATTTCGATGGCAAAGCCTCTTCCATTCAGGCTGACGCGGCAAATTATGAGGAGCTGTTGAAGAAGATTCCAAAAGATACCGATGCCATCTTGAATTTACTCGCTGTGAAAATCAAATACGATATTATGGACATCGCTGAGTTTGAAAAAATGACGGATGTTTTCTATAGGGCAAGCTATTATCTGTGCCGTGCGGCAGCGGAGCTCGGCATTCAAAAGCTCGTGTTCGCCAGCAGCAATCATGTCACAGATGTATATGAAAAAGACGGGCGCTCGCTCTTAGGACGGGAAATCACAACAAGCGATTATCCGCTGTCAAAAAACTTGTACGGTGTATTAAAGCTGACCTCTGAACAGATCGGCCATTTGTTTTATTTGGAAAATAAGCTATCAGTAATCAACCTTCGAATCGGAACAGTCGTGACAGATGAAATGGATACGCTGCATGAAAAAGAACGGACGAAAAAGACACTGCTTTCTCACCCCGATCTGCTGTCGATTTTCAAAGCCGCCATTGAGACCAACATCCGGTATGGCACTTATTACGCCGTCTCTGATAATCCGGGCCGGCCATGGTCCATTGAATCTGCCGTGAATGAACTTGGGTTTTCGCCACAAATCAATACGGCTGAACTTCTGAACGAGGAGGAGAACGGAGCATAA
- the ytcP gene encoding putative ABC transporter (permease) (Evidence 3: Putative function from multiple computational evidences; PubMedId: 15849754, 16850406; Product type t: transporter) codes for MKNRLFDMLIYGFLLMFALICVLPFIHVIAASFATVEEVVSKKFILIPTTFSLDAYRYIFSTDIIYKSLLVSVFVTVIGTAVSMFLSSLMAYGLSRRDLIGRQPLMFLVVFTMLFSGGMIPTFLVVKSLGLLDSYWALILPTAINAFNLIILKNFFQNIPSSLEESAKIDGCNDLGIFFKIVLPLSLPAIATISLFYAVTYWNTYMTAILYLNDSAKWPIQVLLRQIVIVSSGMQGDMSEMGSGSPPPEQTIKMAVIVVATIPVLLVYPFIQKHFAKGALLGSVKG; via the coding sequence CTGAAAAACCGTCTGTTTGATATGTTGATTTATGGTTTCTTGCTGATGTTCGCTTTAATATGCGTACTTCCGTTCATTCATGTTATCGCAGCATCCTTTGCCACAGTAGAAGAAGTCGTGTCGAAAAAATTTATTTTAATACCGACCACTTTTTCGCTAGATGCTTATCGCTACATTTTTTCAACAGATATTATTTATAAGAGTTTGCTTGTTTCTGTGTTTGTGACAGTGATAGGCACTGCGGTCAGCATGTTTCTTTCGTCACTGATGGCTTACGGGTTATCCCGCCGTGATTTAATCGGCCGGCAGCCGCTCATGTTTCTCGTCGTATTTACGATGCTGTTTAGCGGCGGCATGATTCCGACTTTCCTTGTGGTCAAATCGCTTGGATTGCTCGATTCTTACTGGGCGCTTATTTTGCCGACAGCCATTAATGCCTTTAACCTGATCATTCTGAAAAACTTCTTTCAAAATATCCCGTCAAGCCTGGAAGAGTCCGCGAAAATTGACGGGTGCAATGATCTGGGCATATTCTTTAAAATTGTGCTGCCGCTGTCTCTTCCTGCGATCGCAACGATTTCACTATTTTATGCGGTCACGTATTGGAACACGTATATGACAGCGATCTTGTACTTAAATGATTCAGCAAAATGGCCAATTCAGGTGCTTCTGCGCCAAATCGTCATTGTATCAAGCGGTATGCAGGGGGATATGTCTGAAATGGGGTCGGGCAGCCCGCCGCCTGAGCAAACCATTAAAATGGCGGTCATAGTGGTGGCGACCATCCCTGTTCTGCTTGTCTATCCGTTTATACAAAAGCATTTTGCAAAAGGAGCTTTGCTGGGATCTGTCAAAGGATAA
- the rmgP gene encoding permease for unsaturated rhamnogalacturonan (Evidence 1a: Function from experimental evidences in the studied strain; PubMedId: 15849754, 16850406, 17449691, 23504016; Product type t: transporter), with amino-acid sequence MKTAEAQAPAVDAVIFKKEKRKRLLIKLIQQKYLYLMILPGCIYFLLFKYVPMWGIVIAFQDYQPFLGILGSEWVGLKHFIRLFTEPTFFLLLKNTLVLFALNLAIFFPVPILLALLLNEVRIALFKKFVQTLIYIPHFMSWVIVVSLSFVLLTVDGGLINELIVFFGGEKINFLLNEEWFRPLYILQVIWREAGWSTIIYLAAITAVDPQLYEAAKMDGAGRLRQMWHITLPAIKSVIVVLLILKIGDTLELGFEHVYLLLNATNREVAEIFDTYVYTAGLKQGQFSYSTAVGVFKAAVGLILVMLANRLAKKFGEEGIY; translated from the coding sequence ATGAAAACAGCAGAAGCGCAAGCGCCGGCTGTTGATGCAGTCATTTTTAAAAAAGAAAAAAGAAAGCGCTTACTAATCAAGCTGATTCAACAAAAATATTTGTACTTGATGATTTTGCCGGGGTGTATTTATTTTTTGCTTTTTAAGTATGTCCCGATGTGGGGAATTGTGATTGCGTTTCAGGATTATCAGCCGTTCCTCGGCATTTTGGGCAGTGAGTGGGTGGGGCTGAAGCATTTTATCAGGCTGTTTACTGAGCCTACATTTTTTCTCTTGTTAAAAAACACGCTCGTGTTATTTGCTTTGAACCTGGCCATATTTTTCCCGGTGCCGATACTGCTGGCGCTTCTATTGAACGAAGTGCGGATTGCTCTCTTTAAAAAATTTGTTCAGACGCTGATTTATATCCCGCATTTTATGTCTTGGGTCATTGTTGTATCGCTTTCGTTTGTGCTTTTAACGGTAGACGGAGGCTTGATTAATGAACTGATTGTGTTTTTTGGCGGTGAAAAAATCAATTTTCTGCTGAACGAAGAATGGTTCCGGCCCCTGTATATTCTGCAGGTTATCTGGAGGGAAGCGGGCTGGTCGACGATCATTTATCTGGCGGCCATTACAGCGGTTGACCCCCAGCTGTATGAAGCGGCGAAAATGGACGGAGCGGGACGGCTGCGGCAAATGTGGCATATTACGCTGCCCGCCATTAAAAGCGTTATCGTCGTTTTGCTGATTTTGAAAATCGGAGACACGCTGGAGCTTGGCTTCGAGCATGTGTATTTGCTGTTAAATGCGACTAACAGGGAAGTGGCGGAAATTTTTGATACGTATGTTTATACTGCAGGGCTGAAACAGGGCCAATTCAGCTACAGTACAGCAGTCGGCGTATTTAAAGCGGCGGTCGGGCTGATTTTGGTCATGCTAGCGAATCGTTTGGCGAAGAAATTTGGCGAGGAAGGAATTTATTAG
- the bioI gene encoding cytochrome P450 for pimelic acid formation for biotin biosynthesis (Evidence 1a: Function from experimental evidences in the studied strain; PubMedId: 11368323, 11472016, 12943422, 20658980, 21435937, 21437340, 28196402; Product type e: enzyme): MTIASSTASSEFLKNPYSFYDTLRAVHPIYKGSFLKYPGWYVTGYEETAAILKDARFKVRTPLPESSTKYQDLSHVQNQMMLFQNQPDHRRLRTLASGAFTPRTTESYQPYIIETVHHLLDQVQGKKKMEVISDFAFPLASFVIANIIGVPEEDREQLKEWAASLIQTIDFTRSRKALTEGNIMAVQAMAYFKELIQKRKRHPQQDMISMLLKGREKDKLTEEEAASTCILLAIAGHETTVNLISNSVLCLLQHPEQLLKLRENPDLIGTAVEECLRYESPTQMTARVASEDIDICGVTIRQGEQVYLLLGAANRDPSIFTNPDVFDITRSPNPHLSFGHGHHVCLGSSLARLEAQIAINTLLQRMPSLNLADFEWRYRPLFGFRALEELPVTFE, from the coding sequence GTGACAATTGCATCGTCAACTGCATCTTCTGAGTTTTTGAAAAACCCATATTCTTTTTACGACACATTGCGAGCTGTTCATCCTATCTATAAAGGGAGTTTCTTAAAATACCCGGGCTGGTATGTCACAGGATATGAAGAAACGGCTGCTATTTTGAAAGATGCGAGATTCAAAGTCCGCACCCCGCTGCCTGAGAGCTCAACCAAATATCAGGACCTTTCACATGTGCAAAATCAAATGATGCTGTTTCAGAACCAGCCTGATCATAGACGATTGCGGACGCTTGCCAGCGGAGCGTTTACGCCGAGAACGACAGAGAGTTATCAGCCGTATATCATTGAAACTGTCCATCATTTGCTTGATCAAGTGCAAGGTAAAAAAAAGATGGAGGTCATTTCGGACTTTGCTTTTCCTTTAGCAAGTTTTGTCATAGCTAACATTATAGGTGTACCGGAGGAAGATAGGGAGCAATTAAAGGAGTGGGCTGCGAGTCTCATTCAAACGATTGATTTTACCCGCTCAAGAAAGGCATTAACAGAGGGCAATATTATGGCTGTGCAGGCTATGGCATATTTCAAAGAGCTGATTCAAAAGAGAAAACGCCACCCTCAACAGGATATGATCAGCATGCTCTTGAAGGGGAGAGAAAAGGATAAGCTGACGGAAGAGGAGGCGGCATCTACGTGCATATTGCTGGCGATCGCCGGACATGAGACAACGGTCAATCTCATCAGCAATTCAGTCCTTTGTCTGCTGCAGCATCCAGAACAGCTTTTGAAACTGAGAGAAAATCCAGATCTTATTGGTACCGCAGTCGAGGAATGTTTACGCTATGAAAGCCCCACGCAAATGACAGCCAGAGTTGCGTCAGAGGATATTGACATCTGCGGGGTGACGATCCGTCAAGGAGAACAAGTCTATCTTTTGTTAGGAGCGGCTAATCGAGACCCTAGCATATTCACGAACCCCGATGTCTTCGATATTACGAGAAGTCCTAATCCGCATCTTTCATTCGGGCATGGCCATCATGTTTGCTTAGGGTCCTCGCTGGCACGATTAGAAGCGCAAATTGCGATTAACACTCTTCTGCAGCGAATGCCCAGCCTTAATCTTGCGGATTTTGAATGGCGGTATCGGCCGCTTTTTGGATTTCGGGCGCTTGAGGAGCTGCCGGTGACTTTTGAATAA
- the rmgR gene encoding membrane bound transcriptional regulator (controlling rhamnogalacturonan degradation) (Evidence 2b: Function from indirect experimental evidences (e.g. phenotypes); PubMedId: 23504016; Product type r: regulator), producing the protein MGGFMKRSQYKFYYKLITFFCLLSTIPVILVGLFSYEHSQKTAISNVSEEKFDTLQQTQQSIEHILKTVDHSLTHYVSSPPLLRTLSEPLHSDQFQIYNQVNQELNYLQSFDTDLSNMTLVSYTKKWYMNNSGLYRLNTDTLHEAASAYTKQKASRSYWTLEENNHLISTKEGTAENCRYNINLIKQLPLNSTNTKGLAAASIPSCSLVKNMPGYSNANNLFIIDEKGLIILHNNMSDVGESLHNDGFVQKVLAQTANSGQFETVIDRIHYKVTYQKSDYNAWTYFSLVSLPELKKEAKSIGWITFAVCLILLTLSLLFSWLGSRHFYKPIRVLYESFARHGAIQEKQQPPQNEFELIEQSFKQLKDRNDDLEETMKQQATHLQQYFMVRLMLGKLTDEEVDNRFESLGLKQNWRHLALLVLQIDTLNHTPYEKKDMDLLLFAVNSLIERNIPTDKHLAPAVVDKQQATILINQSGTKEEFMAELNETARMIQEKAEAELQLSVSIGISQPFDVLTKAKTAYAEGSEALKYRLKAENKSIIFYEDLDQKKTFKTHFPKQLQHELFDAVKAGDKEKADKCLHAILQAIFTQNTNPYQFQIAIARFLNHVIELMHVLGIELFELEENKMLYDQIFELKTFEDTENWLKNEFIDPMTDKVNARADAQYKNISDNIIHIIHHEFESELTLDEIARRLHYNPNYLSSIFKKEMGISFSEYVSSYRHHMAKSWLAETDMAVKDIAEKLKYKNSQNFIRSFKKLEGITPGNYRQQKRSM; encoded by the coding sequence ATGGGGGGTTTTATGAAAAGAAGCCAATACAAGTTTTACTACAAACTGATCACGTTTTTCTGCCTGCTCAGCACCATTCCGGTTATTTTGGTCGGATTATTTTCGTACGAGCACTCTCAGAAAACGGCTATTTCCAACGTTTCGGAGGAAAAATTCGACACACTCCAGCAGACCCAGCAAAGCATCGAGCATATATTGAAAACCGTCGATCACTCTTTAACCCACTATGTGAGTTCGCCGCCTCTCCTTCGCACATTGTCCGAGCCTTTGCACTCAGACCAATTTCAAATCTATAACCAAGTGAACCAAGAGCTCAATTATCTGCAAAGCTTTGATACCGATCTGTCCAACATGACGTTAGTCAGTTATACGAAAAAATGGTACATGAACAATTCCGGTTTGTACCGTTTGAATACAGACACTCTTCATGAAGCAGCCTCAGCGTACACGAAACAAAAAGCGAGCCGCTCCTATTGGACGCTTGAGGAAAACAATCATTTGATTTCAACCAAAGAAGGCACAGCAGAAAACTGCCGCTACAATATCAATTTAATTAAGCAGCTTCCTTTGAACAGCACAAATACAAAGGGATTGGCCGCCGCAAGCATCCCGAGCTGTTCGCTTGTCAAAAATATGCCCGGCTATTCAAACGCCAACAACCTGTTTATCATCGATGAAAAAGGCCTCATCATCCTTCATAACAATATGTCTGACGTTGGTGAATCTCTTCATAACGACGGCTTTGTCCAAAAAGTGCTGGCGCAAACGGCCAATAGCGGACAGTTTGAAACAGTGATTGACCGGATTCATTATAAAGTCACCTATCAAAAATCTGACTATAATGCATGGACTTATTTTTCTCTCGTTTCCCTGCCTGAGTTAAAAAAAGAAGCCAAATCAATCGGCTGGATCACTTTTGCAGTATGCCTCATTTTGTTAACGCTTTCATTGCTGTTCTCTTGGCTTGGCTCCCGCCATTTTTACAAGCCGATCAGGGTGCTTTACGAATCATTCGCAAGACATGGAGCCATACAAGAGAAACAACAGCCTCCTCAAAATGAATTTGAGTTAATTGAACAGAGCTTTAAGCAGCTGAAGGACAGAAATGACGACCTTGAAGAAACGATGAAGCAGCAGGCCACTCATCTGCAGCAATATTTTATGGTCAGGCTTATGCTTGGAAAACTGACGGATGAGGAGGTTGATAACCGTTTTGAAAGCCTCGGCTTAAAGCAAAATTGGCGGCACCTTGCCCTGCTTGTGCTCCAAATTGACACACTGAATCATACGCCTTATGAGAAAAAAGATATGGATCTGCTTTTGTTTGCCGTCAACAGCCTGATTGAGCGCAACATCCCGACGGACAAACATCTTGCCCCCGCCGTAGTTGACAAACAGCAGGCGACGATTTTGATCAATCAAAGCGGGACAAAGGAAGAATTCATGGCTGAGCTGAATGAGACTGCAAGGATGATTCAGGAAAAAGCGGAAGCTGAGCTGCAGCTGTCTGTCAGCATCGGCATCAGCCAGCCGTTTGATGTGCTGACAAAAGCGAAAACAGCCTATGCGGAAGGCTCAGAAGCGTTGAAATATCGGCTGAAAGCGGAAAACAAGTCGATCATCTTTTACGAAGACCTTGACCAGAAAAAAACCTTCAAAACCCATTTTCCAAAGCAGCTTCAGCATGAGCTGTTCGATGCTGTCAAAGCAGGAGACAAGGAGAAAGCGGATAAATGCCTGCACGCGATTTTACAAGCCATTTTCACCCAGAACACCAACCCGTATCAATTTCAAATCGCCATCGCCCGTTTTTTGAACCATGTGATTGAGCTGATGCATGTGCTTGGGATCGAATTGTTTGAGCTTGAAGAAAACAAAATGCTGTATGACCAAATTTTTGAGCTGAAAACGTTCGAGGATACCGAAAACTGGCTAAAGAATGAGTTTATTGATCCGATGACAGACAAAGTGAACGCCCGCGCGGATGCCCAGTACAAAAATATTTCCGACAACATCATTCATATCATCCATCATGAGTTTGAATCCGAATTGACACTGGACGAAATCGCACGCAGGCTGCATTACAACCCAAATTATTTAAGCAGTATTTTCAAAAAAGAAATGGGAATTTCATTCAGCGAGTATGTCTCAAGCTACCGACACCATATGGCGAAAAGCTGGCTTGCCGAAACCGACATGGCGGTCAAGGACATTGCCGAAAAGCTGAAATATAAAAACTCCCAAAACTTCATCAGATCATTTAAGAAGCTGGAAGGGATTACACCGGGAAACTACCGCCAGCAAAAAAGAAGCATGTAA
- the ytcQ gene encoding putative ABC transporter (binding lipoprotein) (Evidence 3: Putative function from multiple computational evidences; Product type lp: lipoprotein), with protein sequence MGNKWRVLLIVLVLALGGVLAGCKGTDQSSAEGKAGPDSKVKLSWMAILYHQQPPKDRAIKEIEKLTNTELDITWVPDAVKEDRLNAALAAGNLPQIVTIQDIKNSSVMNAFRSGMFWEIGDYIKDYPNLNKMNKLINKNVTIDGKLYGIYRERPLSRQGIVIRKDWLDNLNLKTPKTLDELYEVAKAFTEDDPDKDGKDDTFGLADRNDLIYGAFKTIGSYEGMPTDWKESGGKFTPDFMTQEYKDTMNYMKKLRDNGYMNKDFPVTSKTQQQELFSQGKAGIYIGNMVDAVNLRDHASDKSMKLEIINRIKGPDGKERVWASGGHNGVFAFPKTSVKTEAELKRILAFFDRIAEEDVYSLMTYGIDGVHYNKGEDKTFTRKESQVKDWQTDIQPLSALIAIDKAYLKNTGDPLRTAYEELTEDNEKIIVSNPAESLYSASESERGDELKKIIDDATYKYMIGDITESQFDKEVEKWESSGGKQIIQEYEEAFKQAK encoded by the coding sequence ATGGGAAACAAATGGAGGGTGCTTTTGATTGTGCTTGTACTGGCACTCGGCGGAGTGCTGGCGGGCTGTAAAGGAACTGATCAGTCTTCGGCTGAAGGCAAAGCTGGCCCAGATTCAAAGGTAAAGCTGTCTTGGATGGCGATTTTGTATCACCAGCAGCCGCCGAAAGACAGGGCGATTAAAGAAATTGAAAAGCTGACAAATACAGAACTCGACATCACCTGGGTTCCAGACGCGGTGAAAGAAGACAGGCTGAATGCAGCGCTTGCAGCCGGCAATCTTCCGCAAATCGTGACCATCCAGGATATTAAAAATTCGTCAGTCATGAATGCCTTTCGGTCAGGAATGTTTTGGGAAATCGGCGATTATATCAAGGATTATCCCAACTTAAACAAAATGAACAAACTCATTAATAAAAATGTGACAATTGACGGCAAGCTCTACGGGATATACAGAGAGCGCCCGCTTTCCAGACAGGGGATCGTCATTCGGAAGGACTGGCTGGACAATTTAAATTTGAAAACCCCGAAAACGTTGGATGAGCTTTATGAAGTGGCCAAAGCATTTACGGAGGACGACCCGGACAAGGATGGGAAAGATGATACATTCGGGCTGGCAGACCGTAATGACTTGATTTACGGCGCGTTTAAAACGATTGGCTCGTATGAAGGCATGCCGACAGATTGGAAGGAATCGGGCGGCAAATTCACGCCTGATTTCATGACACAGGAATACAAAGACACGATGAACTATATGAAAAAGCTGCGTGATAACGGGTATATGAATAAGGATTTTCCCGTCACAAGCAAAACCCAGCAGCAAGAGCTGTTTTCTCAAGGAAAAGCCGGAATTTATATTGGCAATATGGTAGATGCGGTCAATCTGCGCGACCATGCCTCTGATAAATCGATGAAGCTCGAGATCATCAACCGCATAAAAGGCCCAGATGGGAAAGAGCGGGTATGGGCATCAGGAGGCCATAACGGCGTGTTTGCTTTCCCGAAAACGAGTGTGAAAACGGAAGCTGAGCTTAAACGGATCTTGGCGTTTTTTGACCGAATTGCCGAAGAAGATGTCTATAGCCTGATGACTTATGGCATTGACGGCGTTCATTACAACAAAGGTGAGGACAAAACGTTTACACGCAAAGAAAGCCAGGTAAAAGACTGGCAGACTGATATTCAGCCGCTGTCCGCTTTAATTGCCATTGATAAAGCCTACTTAAAAAACACTGGAGATCCGCTTCGGACGGCGTACGAGGAGCTGACCGAGGACAATGAAAAGATTATCGTCTCAAACCCGGCTGAAAGCCTGTATTCCGCATCGGAGTCGGAACGGGGTGACGAACTGAAGAAAATCATTGATGACGCGACCTACAAATATATGATTGGAGACATCACAGAAAGCCAGTTCGATAAAGAAGTGGAAAAATGGGAGTCAAGCGGAGGAAAACAAATTATTCAGGAATACGAAGAAGCGTTTAAACAAGCAAAATAA
- the rmgQ gene encoding unsaturated rhamnogalacturonyl hydrolase (Evidence 1a: Function from experimental evidences in the studied strain; PubMedId: 15148314, 15906318, 16781735, 16870154, 17449691, 23504016; Product type e : enzyme) → MGSMDQSIAVKSPLTYAEALANTIMNTYTVEELPPANRWHYHQGVFLCGVLRLWEATGEKRYFEYAKAYADLLIDDNGNLLFRRDELDAIQAGLILFPLYEQTKDERYVKAAKRLRSLYGTLNRTSEGGFWHKDGYPYQMWLDGLYMGGPFALKYANLKQETELFDQVVLQESLMRKHTKDAKTGLFYHAWDEAKKMPWANEETGCSPEFWARSIGWYVMSLADMIEELPKKHPNRHVWKNTLQDMIKSICRYQDKETGLWYQIVDKGDRSDNWLESSGSCLYMYAIAKGINKGYLDRAYETTLLKAYQGLIQHKTETSEDGAFLVKDICVGTSAGFYDYYVSRERSTNDLHGAGAFILAMTELEPLFRSAGK, encoded by the coding sequence ATGGGATCAATGGATCAATCAATCGCTGTAAAATCGCCTCTTACGTACGCGGAGGCATTGGCAAACACCATTATGAACACGTACACAGTCGAGGAGCTGCCACCTGCAAACCGCTGGCACTACCATCAGGGTGTTTTCTTATGCGGTGTATTGCGGCTGTGGGAAGCAACCGGGGAAAAGCGGTATTTTGAGTATGCGAAGGCTTATGCAGATCTCTTAATCGATGATAATGGCAATCTATTATTTAGAAGAGATGAACTGGACGCCATTCAAGCAGGTCTCATTCTTTTTCCATTATACGAGCAGACGAAGGATGAACGGTATGTCAAAGCGGCAAAAAGGCTGCGCAGCTTATATGGAACACTGAACCGGACGTCTGAGGGCGGTTTTTGGCACAAAGACGGTTATCCTTACCAAATGTGGCTTGACGGCTTATACATGGGGGGGCCGTTTGCACTGAAATATGCCAATCTGAAGCAGGAGACGGAGCTGTTTGATCAGGTTGTGCTTCAGGAGTCATTGATGAGAAAGCATACGAAGGATGCAAAAACCGGACTTTTTTATCACGCCTGGGATGAAGCGAAAAAAATGCCTTGGGCCAATGAAGAGACAGGCTGTTCACCGGAATTTTGGGCACGTTCCATCGGCTGGTACGTCATGTCTCTTGCTGACATGATTGAAGAGCTGCCGAAGAAGCATCCGAACCGTCATGTGTGGAAAAACACGCTGCAGGACATGATTAAAAGCATCTGTCGCTATCAAGACAAAGAGACGGGGTTATGGTACCAGATCGTTGATAAGGGAGACAGGTCTGATAACTGGCTGGAAAGCTCAGGATCCTGTCTGTACATGTACGCAATCGCAAAAGGAATCAATAAAGGCTATCTAGACAGAGCTTACGAAACAACACTGCTAAAAGCGTATCAAGGCTTGATTCAGCATAAAACCGAAACATCAGAAGACGGAGCGTTTCTCGTCAAAGACATATGTGTCGGAACGTCAGCCGGTTTCTATGACTATTATGTCAGCCGCGAAAGAAGCACAAACGATCTGCACGGAGCCGGCGCGTTTATTTTAGCTATGACAGAGCTGGAGCCTCTTTTTAGGTCAGCGGGGAAATGA